A stretch of Mesorhizobium sp. M2A.F.Ca.ET.046.03.2.1 DNA encodes these proteins:
- a CDS encoding GNAT family N-acetyltransferase, with translation MIPRLRAEHDLPSAELDAVEERLHDDNRRLTGRDDDRALTFALRDEQGRVVGIAAGHSWAGIAELTLMWVDETYRGLGHGRKLLDAFVAEAAARGSLRIWVSTHDFQAPGLYEKAGFERIAELTGWPEGHSNIILCKTI, from the coding sequence ATGATCCCTCGCCTGCGGGCCGAGCACGATCTGCCGTCCGCCGAGCTTGATGCCGTCGAGGAGCGTCTGCATGACGACAACCGACGGCTGACCGGTCGTGACGACGACCGTGCCCTCACCTTTGCCTTGCGGGATGAGCAAGGGCGCGTCGTCGGGATCGCCGCCGGTCATTCCTGGGCCGGCATCGCCGAGCTCACGCTGATGTGGGTCGACGAAACTTATCGCGGCCTTGGCCACGGCAGGAAGCTGCTTGATGCCTTTGTCGCGGAGGCCGCTGCGCGCGGCTCCCTGCGGATATGGGTTTCGACCCACGACTTCCAGGCGCCGGGCTTGTACGAAAAGGCCGGTTTCGAGCGCATCGCCGAACTCACCGGATGGCCCGAAGGCCATTCCAACATCATCCTTTGTAAGACGATTTAA
- a CDS encoding molybdopterin-binding protein, whose translation MAKFQISRRKFLTASSLGLSGIALSGCDAFDSGLGIGGGLRSFLENANGLTYRAQRFLAGRDALAPEFTEADIRQPQRPNGVTAPDDDTYKGLLANNFADWRLEVTGLVEKPLSLTREQLQNMPSRTQITRHDCVEGWSCIAKWTGTPLSLVLDQAVVKPQARYVMFHCLDTIEQSLSGDIKYYGTIDLIDARHPQTILAYGLNGKPLPVENGAPLRVRVERQLGYKMPKYISKIELVDSFATIGGGRGGYWEDNGYDWYGGI comes from the coding sequence ATGGCAAAATTCCAGATCAGCCGCCGTAAATTCTTGACCGCGAGCAGCCTCGGCCTGTCAGGCATCGCATTATCGGGCTGCGACGCCTTCGACAGCGGTCTCGGCATTGGTGGCGGCCTGCGCAGCTTCCTCGAAAACGCCAACGGTCTGACTTACCGCGCGCAGCGCTTTCTTGCAGGCCGCGACGCGCTGGCGCCGGAATTCACCGAGGCCGATATCCGTCAGCCGCAGCGGCCGAATGGCGTCACGGCGCCCGATGACGACACCTACAAGGGTCTGCTCGCCAACAATTTCGCCGACTGGCGCCTGGAGGTCACCGGGCTGGTCGAGAAGCCGCTGTCGCTGACCCGCGAGCAGCTCCAGAACATGCCGAGCCGCACCCAGATCACCCGCCATGACTGTGTCGAAGGCTGGAGCTGCATCGCCAAATGGACCGGCACGCCGCTGTCGCTGGTGCTCGACCAGGCGGTGGTCAAGCCGCAGGCGCGCTACGTCATGTTCCACTGCCTCGACACGATCGAGCAGAGCCTGTCCGGCGACATCAAATATTACGGCACCATCGACCTGATCGATGCCCGCCATCCGCAGACCATTTTGGCCTACGGTCTCAACGGCAAGCCGCTCCCGGTCGAGAACGGCGCGCCGCTGCGCGTCCGGGTCGAGCGCCAGCTCGGCTACAAGATGCCAAAATACATTTCTAAGATCGAGCTGGTCGACAGTTTCGCCACTATCGGCGGCGGCCGCGGCGGCTATTGGGAGGATAATGGCTACGACTGGTATGGCGGGATTTGA
- a CDS encoding cytochrome b/b6 domain-containing protein, with amino-acid sequence MDAVANNQSTPKVDEVDTTLIYRQSRWTRLTHWLWAFSLFFMLLSGLQIFNARPQLYLGKQSGFEFNNTILEIGAENTANGPRGFTAILGHRFDTTGVLGWSGPPGQETPRAFPAWATIPSYYDLGTARVVHFFFAWILTTTLLVWLIAGLVNGHIRRDLAPRLSDMRKLPRDIVDHAKLKFHHTREYNTLQKMAYGGVLFVALPLMIVTGLAMSPSMDSVLPWLNEILGGRQTARTIHFAVMVLLVLFFIVHILMILAAGPINELRSIITGWYRTDPPAKHDQPTERSA; translated from the coding sequence ATGGACGCTGTTGCCAACAACCAATCCACCCCCAAGGTGGACGAAGTGGACACCACCCTCATCTACCGGCAGTCGCGCTGGACGCGGTTGACCCATTGGCTGTGGGCTTTCTCGCTGTTCTTCATGCTGCTTTCCGGCCTGCAGATCTTCAACGCGCGGCCGCAGCTTTATCTCGGCAAGCAGTCCGGTTTCGAGTTCAACAACACCATTCTCGAGATCGGCGCCGAAAACACCGCCAACGGTCCGCGCGGTTTCACCGCGATCCTCGGCCACCGCTTCGACACTACCGGCGTGCTCGGCTGGTCGGGTCCGCCCGGACAGGAAACGCCCCGCGCCTTTCCGGCCTGGGCGACCATTCCCTCCTATTACGACCTTGGCACCGCCCGCGTCGTGCATTTCTTCTTCGCCTGGATCCTAACCACGACGCTGCTCGTCTGGCTGATCGCCGGCCTGGTCAACGGCCACATCCGCCGAGACCTCGCCCCTCGCCTCTCGGATATGCGCAAGCTGCCGCGCGACATCGTCGACCACGCGAAGCTGAAATTCCACCACACCCGTGAGTACAACACCCTGCAGAAGATGGCTTATGGCGGCGTGCTGTTCGTGGCTCTGCCGTTGATGATCGTGACCGGGCTCGCCATGTCGCCAAGCATGGATTCGGTGCTGCCATGGCTCAACGAAATCCTTGGCGGCCGACAGACGGCGCGCACCATCCATTTCGCCGTCATGGTGCTGCTCGTCCTCTTCTTCATCGTCCACATCCTGATGATCCTGGCCGCCGGCCCGATCAACGAGCTGCGCTCGATCATCACCGGCTGGTACCGCACCGACCCGCCCGCAAAGCACGACCAGCCGACCGAGAGGAGCGCCTGA
- a CDS encoding DUF1345 domain-containing protein, with protein sequence MGEDLKTPMHRHMQFALAFAIGIVALLVALLLKAPLPYSIGANVFFVSYIAMVLALMPSLTGRYLSRNARATDMPVLLIFAVTFFVVVAAIVSLFLLINQKDAAHPWQLAFAMLSIPLGWFTIHAMASLHYAHVYWKDGGEIDQKTQKKMPVGGLDFPGGKRPEGWDFLYFATVIGMTAQTADTAITTSQMRLVVLVHSILSFFFNTVIVAAAVNLAVTLGSP encoded by the coding sequence ATGGGTGAAGACCTCAAGACGCCGATGCATCGCCACATGCAGTTCGCACTGGCCTTTGCGATCGGCATCGTCGCCCTACTGGTGGCTCTTCTGCTCAAGGCACCGCTCCCCTACTCCATCGGCGCCAATGTGTTCTTCGTGAGCTATATCGCCATGGTGCTGGCGCTGATGCCGAGCCTCACCGGCCGCTATCTCAGCAGGAACGCGCGCGCGACGGACATGCCCGTGCTGCTTATCTTCGCCGTCACGTTCTTCGTCGTCGTTGCGGCCATCGTCTCGCTGTTTCTTTTGATCAATCAGAAAGATGCGGCGCACCCTTGGCAGCTTGCCTTCGCCATGCTGTCGATCCCGCTCGGCTGGTTCACCATCCACGCCATGGCGTCGCTTCACTATGCGCATGTCTATTGGAAGGATGGAGGCGAGATCGATCAGAAAACCCAGAAGAAAATGCCGGTCGGCGGCCTCGATTTTCCCGGCGGCAAAAGACCAGAAGGTTGGGACTTCCTCTATTTCGCGACGGTCATCGGCATGACGGCGCAGACGGCGGACACGGCCATAACCACCTCGCAAATGCGCCTTGTCGTGCTTGTCCACTCGATCCTGAGCTTTTTCTTCAACACGGTGATCGTTGCCGCGGCGGTCAATCTCGCGGTCACCCTGGGCTCTCCGTAA
- a CDS encoding YaiI/YqxD family protein, which produces MIYVDADACPVKAEVEKVAERHGVVVTYVSNGGLRPSRDPMIRNVVVSKGADAADDWIVENARENDIVVTADIPLAARTVALGAHVLGPTGRPFTPETIGMAVAMRDLKQHLRETGESRGFNASFTQKDRSQFLGELDRILRRALKSVTPD; this is translated from the coding sequence ATGATCTACGTCGATGCCGACGCCTGCCCGGTCAAGGCCGAGGTCGAGAAGGTCGCCGAGCGTCATGGGGTTGTCGTCACCTATGTCTCCAATGGCGGCCTGCGCCCATCGCGCGATCCGATGATCCGCAATGTCGTCGTCTCCAAAGGCGCCGATGCCGCGGACGACTGGATCGTCGAGAACGCCAGGGAGAACGACATCGTGGTGACGGCCGACATTCCGCTTGCCGCGCGCACGGTGGCGCTCGGCGCGCATGTGCTGGGGCCGACCGGACGCCCGTTCACCCCGGAAACCATCGGCATGGCGGTGGCGATGCGCGATCTGAAGCAGCATCTGCGCGAGACCGGCGAAAGCCGCGGCTTCAATGCCTCCTTCACGCAAAAGGACAGGTCGCAGTTTCTAGGCGAGCTCGACCGCATCTTGCGGCGCGCGCTCAAATCCGTCACACCGGATTGA
- the gfa gene encoding S-(hydroxymethyl)glutathione synthase — protein sequence MAEKLHPKIDNGLPKESASFSGGTLVCLCTSNPVKVKVKGQIAHDHACGCTKCWKPEGAIFSVVAVAGTGDVTVTENGDKLKVVDPSALIQRHACTGCGVHMHGPVERDHPFKGLSFIHPERFEEDGWSPPGFAAFVSSIIESGVDPSRMDGIRAQLRSIGLEPYDCLNPGLMDYMATWTAKKSGALPA from the coding sequence ATGGCCGAGAAACTGCATCCGAAGATTGACAATGGCTTGCCGAAGGAAAGCGCATCCTTCTCCGGCGGCACGCTGGTCTGCCTCTGCACGAGCAACCCTGTGAAGGTGAAGGTCAAGGGCCAGATCGCTCACGACCACGCCTGCGGCTGCACCAAATGCTGGAAGCCGGAAGGCGCCATATTCTCGGTCGTGGCCGTCGCCGGTACCGGCGACGTCACCGTCACCGAGAATGGAGACAAGCTGAAGGTGGTCGATCCTTCGGCGCTGATCCAGCGCCACGCCTGCACCGGCTGCGGCGTCCACATGCATGGCCCGGTCGAGCGCGACCATCCCTTCAAGGGCCTGTCCTTCATCCATCCGGAACGCTTCGAGGAGGACGGCTGGTCGCCGCCGGGCTTCGCCGCCTTCGTCTCCTCGATCATCGAATCCGGCGTCGACCCCAGCCGCATGGACGGTATCCGCGCGCAACTGAGATCGATTGGGCTCGAGCCCTATGACTGCCTCAACCCCGGCCTGATGGACTATATGGCCACCTGGACGGCGAAGAAGTCCGGCGCGCTGCCGGCCTGA
- a CDS encoding S-(hydroxymethyl)glutathione dehydrogenase/class III alcohol dehydrogenase: MKTRAAVAVAAGKPLEIMEVDLEGPRDGEVLVEVKATGICHTDEFTLSGADPEGIFPAILGHEGAGIVVDVGKGVTSVRKGDHVIPLYTPECRQCPSCLSRKTNLCTAIRATQGQGLMPDGTSRFSLGGEKLFHYMGCSTFSNFTVLPEIAVAKVNPDAPFDKICYIGCGVTTGIGAVINTAKVEQGATAVVFGLGGIGLNVIQGLRLAGADMIIGVDVNNDKKAWGEKFGMTHFVNPKEIDGDIVPYLVNMTKRGADQIGGADYTFDCTGNTKVMRQALEASHRGWGKSVIIGVAGAGQEISTRPFQLVTGRTWMGTAFGGARGRTDVPRIVDWYMEKKIQIDPMITHTLKLEDINKGFDLMHEGKSIRSVVVY, from the coding sequence ATGAAAACGCGTGCCGCCGTTGCCGTCGCCGCCGGAAAGCCGCTGGAGATCATGGAGGTGGACCTTGAAGGCCCGCGCGATGGCGAGGTTCTGGTCGAGGTGAAGGCGACCGGCATCTGCCACACCGACGAATTCACCCTGTCGGGCGCCGATCCGGAAGGCATCTTTCCGGCGATCCTGGGCCATGAGGGCGCCGGCATCGTCGTCGATGTCGGCAAGGGCGTCACCTCGGTCAGGAAGGGCGACCACGTCATCCCGCTCTATACGCCCGAATGCCGGCAGTGCCCGTCCTGCCTGTCGCGCAAGACCAATCTGTGCACCGCCATCCGTGCCACTCAAGGACAAGGCCTGATGCCCGACGGCACCTCGCGCTTCTCGCTCGGCGGCGAAAAACTCTTCCATTACATGGGCTGCTCGACCTTCTCCAACTTCACCGTGCTGCCGGAGATCGCGGTCGCCAAGGTCAACCCAGACGCCCCCTTCGACAAGATCTGCTACATCGGCTGCGGGGTCACCACCGGCATCGGCGCCGTCATCAACACCGCCAAGGTCGAACAGGGCGCGACCGCCGTCGTCTTCGGTCTTGGCGGCATTGGCCTCAACGTCATCCAGGGGCTTCGCCTTGCCGGCGCCGACATGATCATCGGCGTCGATGTCAACAACGACAAGAAGGCCTGGGGCGAGAAATTCGGCATGACGCATTTCGTCAATCCGAAGGAGATCGATGGCGACATCGTGCCTTACCTGGTCAACATGACCAAGCGCGGCGCCGACCAGATCGGCGGCGCCGACTACACCTTCGACTGCACCGGCAACACTAAGGTGATGCGCCAGGCGCTGGAAGCCTCGCATCGCGGCTGGGGCAAGTCGGTCATCATCGGTGTCGCCGGCGCCGGCCAGGAGATCTCGACGCGGCCCTTCCAGCTGGTCACCGGCCGCACCTGGATGGGCACCGCCTTCGGCGGCGCGCGTGGCCGCACCGACGTACCGCGGATCGTCGACTGGTACATGGAAAAGAAGATCCAAATCGATCCGATGATCACTCATACGCTGAAGCTCGAGGACATCAATAAGGGTTTTGACCTCATGCATGAGGGCAAGTCGATCCGCAGCGTCGTGGTTTACTGA
- a CDS encoding acetyl/propionyl/methylcrotonyl-CoA carboxylase subunit alpha, with protein sequence MFKKILIANRGEIACRVIKTARKMGIATVAVYSDADRDAVHVEMADEAVHIGPSPAAQSYLLPEKIIAACKETGAEAVHPGYGFLSERASFCEALEKEGIVFIGPKPKAIKAMGDKIESKKFASEAKVSTVPGWLGVIEDADHAERIAGEIGYPVMIKASAGGGGKGMRIAWSEAEVRDGFDRARSEAKSSFGDDRVFIEKFVVDPRHIEIQVLADAHGTALYLGERECSIQRRNQKVVEEAPSPFLDAKIRKAMGEQAVALAKAVDYQSAGTVEFIVDKDKNFYFLEMNTRLQVEHPVTELVTSIDLVEQMIRVAAGEKLGIKQSDVKLNGWAVESRLYAEDPFRNFLPSIGRLTRYRPPQEGTFGDIVIRNDTGVTEGSEISMFYDPMVAKLCTWAPTRLEAIDAMSEALDSFVVDGIEHNIPFLSALMQHPRWREGRLSTGFIAEEYPDGFSPVAPDGEERAVFAAVATAIELLRRDRLDRLSGRLAPHSGHLKRDWVVKIGADYFPVAIVDGMVSIPMEVDLLIDGGKPLTVASDWRPGDGLWQGKVGGDKVVAQIRPMLNGLRVAWKGMSVTARAMLPRTAELERLMPEKLPPDTSKMLLCPMPGLVVSIAVAEGQEVKAGETLAVVEAMKMENVLRAERDLTIAKLNAKPGDSLAVDAVIMEFA encoded by the coding sequence ATGTTCAAGAAGATCCTGATCGCCAATCGCGGCGAGATCGCCTGTCGCGTCATCAAGACGGCGCGCAAGATGGGCATTGCCACCGTCGCGGTCTATTCGGATGCCGATCGCGATGCCGTGCATGTCGAAATGGCCGACGAGGCGGTGCATATCGGGCCTTCGCCGGCGGCACAGAGCTATCTGCTTCCGGAGAAGATCATCGCCGCCTGCAAGGAAACCGGCGCCGAGGCCGTCCATCCGGGCTACGGCTTCCTGTCGGAGCGCGCCTCATTTTGCGAGGCGCTGGAGAAAGAAGGCATCGTCTTCATCGGACCGAAGCCCAAGGCCATCAAGGCGATGGGCGACAAGATCGAATCGAAGAAGTTCGCCAGCGAAGCCAAGGTCTCGACCGTGCCTGGATGGCTGGGCGTCATCGAAGACGCCGACCATGCCGAGCGGATCGCCGGCGAGATCGGCTATCCGGTCATGATCAAGGCCTCGGCCGGCGGCGGCGGCAAGGGCATGCGCATCGCCTGGAGCGAGGCGGAGGTGCGCGACGGCTTCGACCGGGCGCGTTCGGAGGCGAAAAGCTCCTTCGGCGACGACCGCGTCTTCATCGAGAAATTCGTCGTCGATCCGCGCCATATCGAGATCCAGGTGCTGGCCGACGCGCATGGCACGGCGCTCTATCTCGGCGAGCGCGAGTGCTCGATCCAGCGCCGCAACCAGAAAGTGGTCGAGGAGGCGCCGTCGCCATTCCTCGACGCCAAGATCAGGAAGGCGATGGGCGAGCAGGCGGTGGCGCTAGCGAAAGCCGTCGACTACCAGAGCGCCGGCACCGTCGAGTTCATCGTCGACAAGGACAAGAACTTCTATTTCCTTGAAATGAATACGCGATTGCAGGTCGAGCACCCGGTGACCGAACTGGTCACCAGCATCGACCTGGTCGAGCAGATGATCCGCGTCGCCGCCGGCGAGAAGCTCGGCATCAAGCAGAGCGACGTGAAGCTCAACGGCTGGGCGGTGGAGAGCCGCCTCTATGCCGAGGATCCTTTCCGCAACTTCCTCCCGTCGATCGGCCGGCTGACCCGCTACAGGCCGCCGCAGGAGGGCACGTTCGGCGACATCGTCATCCGCAACGATACCGGCGTCACCGAAGGCTCCGAAATCTCGATGTTCTATGACCCGATGGTGGCGAAGCTCTGCACCTGGGCGCCGACAAGGCTGGAGGCCATCGACGCCATGTCGGAGGCGCTCGACAGCTTCGTCGTCGACGGCATCGAGCACAACATCCCGTTCCTTTCGGCGCTGATGCAGCACCCGCGCTGGCGTGAGGGGCGGCTGTCGACCGGCTTCATCGCCGAGGAATATCCGGACGGTTTTTCCCCGGTCGCGCCGGATGGCGAGGAGAGGGCGGTTTTCGCCGCCGTCGCAACAGCGATCGAACTTTTGCGCCGCGACCGGCTCGATCGGCTGAGCGGCCGCCTGGCGCCGCATTCCGGCCATCTCAAGCGCGACTGGGTGGTGAAGATCGGCGCGGACTATTTTCCGGTCGCGATCGTCGACGGCATGGTCTCGATCCCGATGGAGGTCGATCTGTTGATCGACGGCGGCAAGCCGCTGACCGTTGCCTCCGACTGGCGGCCGGGCGACGGGCTCTGGCAGGGCAAGGTCGGCGGCGACAAGGTCGTCGCACAGATCCGTCCGATGCTGAACGGCTTGCGCGTTGCCTGGAAAGGCATGTCGGTGACGGCGCGCGCGATGCTGCCACGCACTGCCGAGCTCGAAAGGCTGATGCCTGAGAAACTGCCGCCGGACACTTCGAAGATGCTGCTCTGCCCGATGCCGGGCCTCGTCGTCTCGATCGCGGTGGCCGAGGGCCAAGAGGTCAAGGCCGGCGAGACGCTTGCCGTGGTCGAGGCCATGAAGATGGAAAATGTGCTGCGTGCCGAGCGCGACCTCACGATAGCCAAGCTCAACGCCAAGCCAGGCGACAGCCTGGCGGTCGATGCGGTGATCATGGAGTTCGCCTGA
- the dnaE gene encoding DNA polymerase III subunit alpha, whose translation MADERLPRDPLQREAAVRAARPEAPARTFIHLRVHSAYSLLEGALQLGAIVGHAVKDEAPAIAVTDTNNLFGALEFAQKAVKDGVQPIIGCQVDLAFSGEASDGQRDRRRHGPEMSPVVLIAASEAGYANLVRLISKVYLETPPGEPVHLTSAMLEGRSDGLICLTGGPRGPIGSALKADRRDLAEQRLLFLKGLFGDRLYVELERVAGYDRMVEKSTVDLAYTHDLPLVATNEAFFSKREDYEAHDALIAIAEGSVVAADNRRRLSPDNFLRSQAEMARLFSDLPEAIDNTVEIAMRCSYYPKNRSPILPRFTGADAADKDAAEKAEAAELARQAREGLEARLAAHGPTPGYTVEQYRERLEFELGIIEKMKFPGYFLIVADFIKWAKSQGIPVGPGRGSGAGSLVAYSTTITDIDPLRFSLLFERFLNPDRVSMPDFDIDFCQDRREEVIRYVQQKYGRDQVGQIITFGTLQARAVLRDVGRVLQMPYGQVDKLSKMVPQNPANPVKLADAIANEPRFAEEAEKEPIVQTLLDTAQKLEGLYRHASTHAAGIVIGDRPLSELVPMYRDPRSDMPVTQFNMKYVEQAGLVKFDFLGLKTLTVLETAVKLIRRRGVDIDLARIPLDDKETYSMLSRGEVVGVFQVESAGMRKALIGMRPDCIEDIIALVALYRPGPMENIPTYNARKHGEEEMASIHPKIDHLVKETQGVIVYQEQVMQIAQELSGYSLGEADLLRRAMGKKIRAEMDKQRERFVSGAVERGVSKPQADFIFDLLAKFADYGFNKSHAAAYAVVSYQTAYLKAHYPVEFLAASMTLDMSNTDKLADFRQDAMRLGIEVVAPSVMTSFRPFEVGENKIFYSLAALKGVGDAAVEHIVAVRGEKPFKNLADFCERVDPKIVGKRVFESLIMAGALDCFGHDRAQMMAGVERMMGLASLAQQNAISGQADIFGASLGSQSQALNLPATDPWLAADRLHREFQVVGFYLSAHPLDEYKAALQKMRVQNWGEFSAAVKRGAAAGRLAGTVTTKQERKTRTGNKMGVVQFSDTTGQYEAVLFSEGLAQYRDMLEPGRSVVITVSAEDRPEGINLRIQTVQSLEDEASRIQKALRIFVRDAAPLGTLANQLSVKGEGQVSFVLIKDAGQGEVEIELPNRYRISPQVASAMRAVPGVVEVELV comes from the coding sequence ATGGCGGATGAACGACTTCCACGCGATCCGTTGCAGCGCGAAGCAGCCGTGAGGGCCGCGCGGCCGGAAGCGCCGGCGCGGACCTTTATCCATTTGCGCGTGCACTCGGCCTATTCGCTGCTCGAAGGCGCGCTTCAGCTTGGCGCGATCGTCGGCCATGCGGTCAAGGACGAGGCGCCGGCGATAGCGGTCACCGACACCAACAATTTGTTCGGCGCGCTGGAATTCGCCCAGAAGGCGGTCAAGGACGGCGTCCAGCCGATCATCGGCTGCCAGGTCGATCTCGCCTTTTCCGGCGAGGCGAGCGACGGCCAGCGCGACCGTCGCCGGCATGGGCCGGAGATGTCGCCGGTCGTGCTGATCGCCGCCAGCGAGGCTGGCTATGCCAATCTCGTGCGGCTGATCAGCAAGGTCTATCTAGAGACGCCGCCCGGCGAGCCGGTGCACCTGACCAGCGCCATGCTGGAAGGCCGGTCCGATGGGCTGATTTGCCTGACCGGCGGCCCGCGCGGTCCGATCGGCAGCGCGCTCAAGGCGGACCGGCGCGACCTTGCCGAACAGCGGCTGCTGTTCCTCAAGGGCCTGTTCGGTGACAGGCTCTATGTCGAGCTGGAGCGGGTCGCCGGCTACGACCGCATGGTCGAAAAGTCGACGGTCGACCTAGCCTACACGCACGACCTGCCGCTGGTCGCCACCAACGAGGCGTTTTTCTCCAAACGCGAGGACTATGAGGCGCATGATGCGCTGATCGCCATCGCAGAGGGATCGGTGGTCGCCGCGGACAATCGCCGGCGGCTTTCGCCGGACAATTTCCTGCGCAGCCAGGCCGAGATGGCGCGGCTGTTCTCGGACCTGCCGGAAGCGATCGACAACACGGTCGAGATCGCGATGCGCTGCTCCTACTATCCGAAGAACCGCAGCCCGATCCTGCCGCGCTTCACCGGCGCCGACGCGGCCGACAAGGACGCGGCGGAAAAGGCGGAAGCCGCAGAGCTTGCCCGCCAGGCGCGCGAGGGGCTGGAGGCGCGGCTTGCCGCGCACGGCCCGACGCCGGGCTACACGGTCGAGCAATATCGCGAGCGGCTCGAATTCGAGCTCGGCATCATCGAGAAGATGAAGTTTCCGGGCTATTTCCTGATCGTCGCCGACTTCATCAAATGGGCCAAGTCGCAAGGCATTCCCGTCGGCCCGGGGCGCGGTTCGGGCGCCGGTTCGCTGGTCGCCTATTCGACCACCATCACCGATATCGATCCGCTGCGCTTCTCGCTGCTGTTCGAGCGCTTCCTTAACCCCGACCGCGTCTCGATGCCGGACTTCGACATCGATTTCTGCCAGGACCGGCGCGAGGAGGTCATCCGCTACGTCCAGCAGAAATACGGCCGCGACCAGGTCGGCCAGATCATCACCTTCGGAACGCTGCAGGCGCGAGCGGTGCTGCGCGACGTCGGCCGCGTGCTGCAGATGCCTTACGGCCAGGTCGACAAGCTCTCCAAGATGGTGCCGCAAAACCCGGCCAATCCGGTCAAGCTGGCGGATGCCATCGCCAACGAGCCGCGCTTCGCCGAGGAGGCGGAAAAGGAGCCGATCGTGCAGACGCTGCTCGATACGGCGCAGAAGCTCGAAGGCCTCTACCGCCATGCCTCGACGCATGCCGCCGGCATCGTCATCGGCGACCGGCCGTTGTCCGAGTTGGTGCCGATGTACCGCGATCCGCGCTCGGACATGCCGGTCACCCAGTTCAACATGAAATATGTCGAGCAGGCGGGTCTGGTGAAGTTCGACTTCCTCGGCCTGAAGACGCTGACCGTGCTGGAAACGGCGGTGAAGCTCATCCGCCGGCGCGGCGTCGACATAGACCTTGCGCGCATTCCGCTCGACGACAAAGAGACTTACTCGATGCTGTCGCGCGGCGAGGTCGTCGGCGTGTTCCAGGTTGAAAGTGCCGGCATGCGCAAGGCGCTGATCGGCATGCGACCGGACTGCATCGAGGACATTATCGCGCTGGTGGCGCTCTACCGTCCCGGCCCGATGGAGAACATCCCGACCTACAATGCCAGAAAGCATGGCGAGGAGGAGATGGCCTCGATCCATCCCAAGATCGATCATCTGGTGAAGGAGACGCAAGGCGTCATCGTGTACCAGGAACAGGTGATGCAGATCGCGCAGGAACTGTCCGGCTATTCGCTCGGCGAAGCCGACCTTCTGCGCCGCGCCATGGGCAAGAAGATCCGCGCCGAGATGGACAAGCAGCGCGAGCGCTTCGTGTCCGGCGCGGTCGAGCGCGGCGTCTCCAAGCCGCAGGCCGACTTCATCTTCGATCTCCTGGCGAAGTTCGCCGACTACGGCTTCAACAAGTCGCACGCGGCGGCCTACGCTGTCGTCTCCTACCAGACCGCCTATCTCAAGGCGCATTATCCGGTCGAGTTCCTGGCGGCGTCGATGACGCTCGACATGAGCAACACAGACAAGCTGGCCGACTTCCGCCAGGATGCCATGCGCCTCGGCATCGAGGTGGTGGCGCCGTCGGTGATGACCAGCTTCCGCCCGTTCGAAGTGGGTGAAAACAAGATCTTCTATTCGCTGGCGGCGCTGAAGGGCGTCGGCGACGCGGCGGTTGAGCATATCGTCGCCGTGCGCGGCGAGAAGCCGTTCAAGAACCTTGCCGATTTCTGCGAGCGGGTCGATCCGAAGATCGTCGGCAAGCGCGTTTTCGAAAGCCTGATCATGGCCGGCGCGCTGGATTGCTTCGGCCACGACCGCGCCCAGATGATGGCCGGCGTCGAGCGCATGATGGGCTTGGCCTCGCTGGCGCAGCAGAACGCCATCTCCGGCCAGGCCGACATTTTCGGCGCATCGCTCGGCAGCCAGTCGCAGGCGCTCAACCTGCCGGCGACCGATCCGTGGCTTGCCGCGGACCGGCTGCACCGCGAGTTCCAGGTGGTGGGCTTCTATCTCTCCGCGCATCCGCTGGACGAGTACAAGGCAGCGCTCCAGAAGATGCGCGTGCAGAACTGGGGAGAATTCTCGGCCGCGGTCAAACGGGGCGCGGCCGCCGGGCGGCTCGCCGGCACCGTCACCACCAAGCAGGAGCGCAAGACCCGCACCGGCAACAAGATGGGCGTCGTGCAGTTCTCCGACACGACCGGCCAGTATGAGGCGGTGCTGTTTTCCGAAGGGCTGGCGCAGTATCGCGACATGCTGGAGCCGGGCCGCTCGGTGGTGATCACCGTTTCGGCGGAGGACCGGCCGGAGGGCATCAATCTGCGCATCCAGACCGTGCAGTCGCTGGAGGACGAAGCCAGCCGCATCCAGAAGGCGCTGCGCATCTTCGTGCGTGACGCAGCACCCCTCGGCACGCTCGCCAACCAGCTTTCGGTCAAGGGCGAAGGGCAGGTGAGCTTCGTGCTGATCAAGGATGCAGGACAGGGCGAGGTCGAGATCGAACTGCCCAACCGCTACCGCATCTCGCCGCAAGTGGCGTCGGCAATGCGCGCGGTGCCGGGCGTGGTCGAGGTGGAGTTGGTTTAG